The Microcystis panniformis FACHB-1757 region TCTTGGTCTGTTCGGGGACGGGCGATGATTGAGCGATTGGCTGTGGTGTGGAGGCACTAGAAACAGTTGCTACGGGGGCAATCCCATTGAAGGGTTTGATGCTGACGATACGACCACCTAAACGGGTAATCCGACGCATTTCTTGATTCATGCGACTGTAGGGAACCGTGAAAAACACGCTTCCACTCTGACGGATTGAATAATCCAAGCTGTCAGTATTGTCGTTTTGATTGAGACCCGCCACTTCGTAAACAAATAAACGGTTTCCCGCTAGTGTACTCGGACTGTACATTAAATATAACTCCCAACTCAAGTCACGATAATCGTTCCATAGTTTAGCCTATCATCGGTACACTACACCTAGGCCTAATTGAGAGTTATCTTAAAAAAACCACAGACATCGCTTTTATCCTTTTGGATAGGATAGGTCAAGTCTCTGGTTAAAATCTGTTACATTTGCAGCATTTTACTTTTTATTAAGATTTATGTTACTTTTGCCCATTTATGCTAGAAATCCCCCTGGTTGACCTGATGAGGACAAGAGCGGGGGACAGATATTAGCAATAATTATTTTATGAACTACTCGGCCGCAGCAGCGTTTAAGGGTTTAATGCTGACGATGCGAGCGCCTAAACGGGTAATCCGACGCATTTCTTGATTCATGCGGCTATAGGGAACGGTTAAAAAGACACTGCCACTCTTACGAATAGAATAATCTAGGTTATCAGTCTTGTCATTTTGACTCAAACCGACGACTTCATAGACAAAAAGGCGGTTTTCTTTGGCACTAGAGAGACTTTGCATCGAAATGGCTCCTACATTGATGTTATAGTTCTCTAGTTTAGCCTAGCAGGGAGACTAGCAATCTAGTTAGGGTTTGCGGCAAAAAGTTTCTCGTGGGGCCAGGGTGTGGGGTGTAGGGTGTAGGGTTCTATTTTAAGGCACTTTTCCCCTGAAATTTCCCCCCGATCCCTCCAATGGCTGGCACTTTTTGATTTCCCCAAAGTCTAAAAGTCTTAACCAACAAGGTTTTTAGATTTATTCAGCCAACGCTAGTTAATGGCCGATTTACGCCTGTTTATTGTACCATGACGCTCGATCGCAATTGTCCACAGGCCGCATCGGCCGCTAAACCTCTGGAATAACGGACAGTAACGGCGACTTTTTCCTGTTCTAAAATAGTTTTAAAAGCCTTAATTCTTTTTTCATCAGGCCGTTGATAATCCACCTCCTGAATGGGATTATAGGGGATGAGATTGACGTGAGATTGAAACCCTTTCACCAGTTTGGCTAATTCCCTTGCGTGTTCGGGTAAATCATTTACTCCCGCTAAAAGAATGTATTCAAATGTCACTCTTCGTCCCGTGATTTGAACGTATTCCTGACAGTCTTGGATCAGATTACTTAGGGGATAATGGTCGGCACTGGGGATTAATTTAGCTCGAACTTGTTGATTAGAAGCATGGAGACTAACAGCAAAAGTTACTTGCAAATTATGTTCGGCTAGTTGCTTGATTTTCTGGGGTAATCCCACCGTAGAAATCGTTAAACAACGCTGACCGATCCCCACATCTTGATTCAGGGAATGAATCGCTGTCACCACTTCGGGAATATTTAATAAAGGTTCCCCCATCCCCATAAACACCACATGACTAACTCGCTGTTGAAAATCCTCCTGTACTGTTAATACTTGGTCAACGATTTCATAGGCTTTTAAATTACGAGTAAAACCCCCTTTTCCCGTGGCACAAAAATCACAGGCCATCGGGCAACCCACTTGGGAAGAAACACAGACTGTCAATCTTTTTTCACTAGGAATTCCCACCGCTTCGATAATTAAACCATCGGCCAGTTTTAGCAGATATTTACGAGTGCGATCGGGTGCTACACTGCGATAATTTATAAGGGAACGACCGATAGGATAATCCGCCAGCTTGCTGCGCCATTCTTGGGGGAATACGGAAATATCCGCCAAAGAATGCACCCCTTTTTCGTATAGCCATTGGTGTAATTGTTTACCCCGATAAGCGGGTTGTCCCTGGTCTTTTACCCAGTCGGTCAGTTCCTCTAAAGATTTCGCTAGTAAAGTCATAATTGTTATCGTTGATCGCCTTATCATTCTAACCGATCAATCATCCCTAGTAGCAAAACCGTGACAAAATTGTATTGATTAATTGACATTTTTTCCCTTTGCTCCTTCTCTAGTCTTTGTTAGTCAATTAAATACTTAAAACTATAACTTAAGTAGGTAGGTGTTAAAAGTTTTCAGACACCCCCCTTATCAAGGGGGGCAGGGGGGATCCCCCCGCCTATCGGCACCCCCTTATCAAGGGTAGATCCCCCCGCCTATCGGCACCCCCCTTATCAAGGGTAGATCCCCCGCCTATCGGCACCCCCCTTATTAAGGGTAGATCCCCCCGCCTATCGGCACCCCCCTTATTAAGGGTAGATCCCCCGCCTATCGGCACCCCCCTTATTAAGGGTAGATCCCCCCGCCTATCGGCACCCCCCTTATTAAGGGTAGATCCCCCCGCCTATCGGCACCCCCCTTATTAAGGGTAGATCCCCCGCCTATCGGCACCCCCCTTATTAAGGGTAGATCCCCCCGCCTATCGGCACCCCCCTTATTAAGGGTAGATCCCCCCGCCTATCGGCACCCCCCTTATTAAGGGGGGCAGGGGGGATCGAACCTAAAATCCATTTTTAATTTAATTATAACCAGCTACTTAAACTTAGCCTGAAGACAAAAACAAATCTAGTCTTAAGCTTGATCCTTTTTACTTTTCATTTAACCCAACTGTTCAAAGGGAACTGTCAGCGCCATAATGATCGATGGACTTCGATCGAGAACAGAAATTTTATGAGTTGCCAGCCAAAAAAGTCAATATGGGAAAATA contains the following coding sequences:
- the rlmN gene encoding 23S rRNA (adenine(2503)-C(2))-methyltransferase RlmN is translated as MTLLAKSLEELTDWVKDQGQPAYRGKQLHQWLYEKGVHSLADISVFPQEWRSKLADYPIGRSLINYRSVAPDRTRKYLLKLADGLIIEAVGIPSEKRLTVCVSSQVGCPMACDFCATGKGGFTRNLKAYEIVDQVLTVQEDFQQRVSHVVFMGMGEPLLNIPEVVTAIHSLNQDVGIGQRCLTISTVGLPQKIKQLAEHNLQVTFAVSLHASNQQVRAKLIPSADHYPLSNLIQDCQEYVQITGRRVTFEYILLAGVNDLPEHARELAKLVKGFQSHVNLIPYNPIQEVDYQRPDEKRIKAFKTILEQEKVAVTVRYSRGLAADAACGQLRSSVMVQ
- a CDS encoding phycobilisome linker polypeptide is translated as MQSLSSAKENRLFVYEVVGLSQNDKTDNLDYSIRKSGSVFLTVPYSRMNQEMRRITRLGARIVSIKPLNAAAAE